The following are encoded together in the Equus quagga isolate Etosha38 chromosome 1, UCLA_HA_Equagga_1.0, whole genome shotgun sequence genome:
- the NME6 gene encoding nucleoside diphosphate kinase 6: protein MTSILRSPQALQLTLALIKPDAVAHPVILEAVHQQILSNKFLIVRMRELLWRKEDCQKFYQEHEGRFFYQRLVEFMASGPIRAYILARKDAIQFWRTLMGPTRVFRARHVAPDSIRGSFGLTDTRNTTHGSDSVVSASREIAAFFPDFSEQRWYEEEEPQLRCGLVCYSPEGGIHYAPGTGGLGPA, encoded by the exons ATGACTTCTATCTTGCGAAGCCCTCAGGCTCTCCAGCTCACTCTGGCCCTGATCAAGCCTGATGCAGTTGCTCACCCAGTGATTCTGGAG GCTGTTCATCAGCAGATTCTGAGCAACAAGTTCCTTATTGTACGAATGAGAGAACTTCTGTGGAGAAAAGAAGATTGCCAGAAGTTTTACCAAGAACATGAAG GGCGTTTTTTCTATCAGCGGCTGGTGGAGTTCATGGCCAG TGGGCCAATCCGAGCCTACATCCTCGCCCGCAAGGATGCCATCCAGTTCTGGAGGACACTGATGGGACCCACCAGAGTGTTTCGAGCACGCCACGTGGCCCCGGATTCAATTCGTGGGAGTTTCGGCCTCACCGACACCCGCAACACGACCCATGGCTCTG ACTCTGTGGTTTCAGCCAGTAGAGAGATTGCAGCCTTCTTCCCTGACTTCAGTGAACAGCGCTGGTACGAGGAAGAGGAGCCCCAGCTGCGCTGTGGCCTTGTGTGCTACAGTCCAGAGGGGGGCATCCACTATGCACCCGGAACAGGAGGCCTAGGACCAGCCTGA